The genomic DNA TACCTTGAACAGCTTGATCGCTTCCGCCTGTAGCGTTTCGGAATGGAGTGAGGTTAGCGGTGATGTGATGTTGTCCTTCGTGTGCAACAGTATCGGATGCCTCCAGAGAACACAGTCTAAAAACGAAAGACGTAAAACAGTTAGATCATCTGGATTTTGACACAAAACTCGGCGCATTATCGTACTTGGATCACCATCCGTTTCCATCAGCTTCTGGATCAACTGTTCGTACTGCGTACCGGCGTTGGGTCCACCACCGGAAACGACCGTCAAGTGGTAAAGCCAGTTATCACGTTCCTGTTTGCCTGGCAGTATCAAGTACGTTGGACCCTGTGAAAAGGAAAGCAGACGAGGTTTGAATATAGTTTTGCTGCTAGCTAGAAATCGAGCATCAACGATCATACCACTCCCTGTTGCTGTGGATAGATAGCGACGGTGAGGCGCGCCTGGCTTTGGGCGGGATCTTCACGTTCCTCCGAGTCCGAGTCGGACACGTGCTCAACTTCCTCGACGCGTGCATCACGCATATTGATTTGGCCGAGAGGATTCTGTAACCAAATAAAAGAAACGCTCTTGTTCTTGGTGTTCCGATCATCTCACCTTCTTCACCTGGTACCTACCGTTTCGCCAGGTGCCTTAAAGTAAAGGAACATTTTCCCCAGcagcacacaccaacactTCTTCGCGTGTCCATTCTTCACCTTCGTCACCCAGCCCTGCACAGTGGGTTTCTGGTCGTCCCGGCTTAGCAGTAACTTGGTCGCGTTCCGTCGCTGTACATTCTGCAGCACACGTATCCAGTCGTCCATCGTGGCGTTCGAATCGGCCGTCAGATAGTACACTTTTTTGCCCGTATCGATCTCGAACGTTGAAGCACCGTCCGCCCGATTTATGCGACACGCTTCGTCCAGTGCAATCTGACCCTGCGGTTTCCGGTTAACGTCGTGCTGGCTCTTCCAGTACGTTAGCGTACCGTTCTTCAGCACGAACCAACGTTTGCGCCAGGTCTTTAGCTTGCCGCCCAGCTTCGCCAGATGGCCAACCTTTTCGAGCGTTTCCATCTTTTTGTTCGGCGAGTCGGCGTACGAGGTGCGCATCAGGAGGGATGGCATCGAGGCGTCCATGCAGGTCGTATCGACCGTCGAAACGGCATCCGGTGGGATGGCATAGTCGTCCGAGAGGCCTGATTCAAAGGACAGTTCGGAAATGGCTGTCAAACGTTAGGGACCCCCATgcatgattgtgtgtgtgtgtgtgtgtgtgtgttgttgttgatgttgttgtgtcGTTAGtattggttggttgttggcaacgaacaaacgaacaaaatcaaagcaagaaaatggaaataaaagataaaaaataaaggaaaaaaaacatcaatatTTATGTAAGCATATGAGCATATGAGGTTTTGATTACGATAAGAGATAATATATTTTAAACTTCTTTTATAACCTTTTCTCGGTTTTAGCAAAGGTGCAACAATTATACAAGGAATGTAAAGTacgaattttaaataataaaagctACTAAAGTTGTAGGcaagtttaaatttttatataaagtaaacaaaaaatacggaaagcaaacaagaaacaatAGAAAGCGCATTCGAAAGCATAAAACaaacgagaacaaaaaaaaaagaaaaacgcttcTTACCGCGGCCTTTGTTCTTTGGACTTTCCGAGCCGGAACGTTTGGCCGGGCTGAGACTAGAGGAGGTTTTGAGGCTCTTCGAGGGACTAGAGGCACTGCCGGACGTGCTCGTCTCCGTGTTGTCCGTGCTGGTCGAGTTGTGCGAATTGTGCGTCGAGGTGGCACACGTCAGCATCGCACCGTGCCCATCTTCCCCATCGCTGCTATCGTCGCTAGAATCGCCCGTGAATGGCATCGAACGGATTTGTGATGCACGCTAAAAAGAGATGCGACATTAGGCCGGAAGTTCTCACGCCCCTCTTGTGCCCGTGCACACTTACCCCCTTCACGGTGGCGTACACCGGTACGCTGATATCACAGTAACCTCCGGACACGGTTTGCGAGCGCGTGTTCGCACCCCCGACACTGGACGTCATGCCGGACCCGGACTCTTGGTCTTGGGATTCGGTTTCCTCTCCCACCCCGTTGCTGCTACCACCCCCAGCCCCCGCCAGTCCATCGTTAGCGACCTGATAGATTTTGGCTTCCCAGCTCGGGAATCGATGGAGCGGTGGTGTGGGCGGCCGTGGCGTACCGAGATCGGCCACCGAATCCGAGGTAGTAGTGCTCGAGCCACCGCTCGGCAAACCCTTCAACCAGGCCGGTGCTTTCTCGCGCGATGGCGTATATATTTCGGCGTAATCGTGCACCGCGTCCACATCCGACCCGGGGCTTACGCCGACGCCCGGTGGCGGTGGGGCCGGATGTTGATGGTGTGGCGGGTGTGGATGGTGCGCCATGGCCGACGGTTGTGCCGTCGACTggtgcggttgctgctgggcAAGCGGCAGCAGATTCAACCCATCGACGGCAGCCGCCAAATCGCGCGCAAGTTCCTGCGGTTCCATCGACAGATTGcgccgatgatggtgatggtggtggtggtggtggtgagggtGATGGTGCGAGCCGGAGCTACCGGCGTGCAGTGACCGGTGTTCGGGTGGGTCAAGCGATTCGCTACGCCTTCGCCCGCTGCGTCGCTTCACGTCCTGCACGTCCAGGCTCAGGCTCGTCCGGACCGGTTGCGACGGGGCGACACTGCTGTGGCGCGTACTCTGCGTGGCAATGTGGTTGCGCAGCAGCTCCAGCTGCTGGTTGCACTTGATGTTCTGTTCGCGCAGCAGCTGGTTTTGCTCCTCGAGCTCACGGAGCTTGTTCGTGACCCACTCCTTGATTTTGGCCGCCTTGGCACCGACTTGCCGGGCGTCCTGCAGGCGCAGCTGTTTCTGCTCCTCGATGGCCGACTCGAGCTGACTGATCTTCACCGGATCGGTACCTTTGGGTGGGTGGTCCGGACCGTGCCCAGCCGGTCCCGTGCCAGCTGCCGCGATCGATTGCTGCGCACCGGCCGATACGGCTGGATTGCTGCTCGGTGAGGGTGACGGCCCGGTTAAGTTCTGTGACTTGGGCCAGTCACACAGTCGTTGCTCCATGGCCCGCACCTGGTGGAAGAAGGAGAACGAGAATGCAAGCCGCAATTAGTTAACTGCGTAGAGGGCGAGCAGCTTTAAAGCTGAGCTTTGGGTTTTCGAAGCTTGAATAAGTTATCAACAAGTTCTGTTAAACATGGTTCCCTTTGAACTGCTTCAATGACGTCTTACGCTcagacaaaaacacaaaaagtcGGATAATACAACCATTTCATCGTCATTATTAAACTTCTTCCAGACGATGCTCATCCTGGTCCATCCCGGGTGCTTCGTCTGACCGGTGGTAAATTAGTTTTCATCAtagtttaattgaattttgcaCTGCTTACATTCGCCGTGGTTCGTGGTAGCCTAGTAGAAGAACGAGTTGGTCATTGTCTGTCCTGCTGGCAGGCTATGGTAAGAAgtcacaaaaaataaattgcctCTCGAGCTACGAACCGACTGACTAGGATAAACGAGATGTAATCTTGTGGAACGCCCGTCCCATACTCTGTCGCCCCAGGAcagttgttgtgttgtgccgCACGATGAAAAGCGGATCAGTCGAAgtaatggaaggaaaaagcaTTACATTTGGTACGATGTAGTTGAAATCTTGCCTTTTGGAAAACGAACAAGCCGTCAATTATTTCGGTAAAGGCGCTGGTACGCATTGGGTATTTGAGCTCAGGCCGAAGTTGCGCTCGGCTTCCCTAACAGTCACGTGCCGTGTCACGTGTCAACTATTCAACGCCGGCCGAGTAGAGACAGCCGACAAGATGATAAATCACACTGTGGTGATGTAGTTTTACCAATTCATTATCAAGATTAGTTTAGTTCGGTGTGGAGATTATTAAACGGTTTCCGTATTTCGTATCACTTCATTTGTTTGAGTTTTGTGCGAACATTTGCGAAGATAAGAGTAAAACAGTACTACTGTACTAGACATCGTGTTGAAGCAAGAACAAAAGAGCAGGAAATTTTAATCATGAAATGCTCGCTGACAAATCATAAGCCTCGTCTGGTTGCCCCCGAGGAAATCTTAAAAGCGTTGCACTGAACAGTAAATTGATATATTTTTCCCACTGGAGAGCGAGCGACAGGCTTCGAGACGAGACGTCCGATGGGAATGATCGGGATGGGAAGCAAAGGACAATGACACCTTCCGTAGAGGACGGAATGCGTGCCAAGTATAACGTGTTTTGCTATTGTCGGTGAAGCGTGACTATCGCTCTGCGGAGCCGGTCACTGGACACTGGAAGCCCAACGGGCGGAAAATGTCCCAAGAGAAGAACCTGACGCAACGGTAGAGATATTTCATGGGAGTCATCATCATTACGGTTGAAAGACTACCCCCGATCCATTCCCCCAATAGTTGGCAATAGAcgggacggacggacggaccaATCTAGAACAGAAAGCCATTGTCCATTGCAGAACGGGCGTTCGGGACTACGTTGAAGTACAAGTTTATCGTACTAGTGATTAGGTTAACGATTTACGAAAAATATTCTTTCGAATCCTTTCATGTCAAAgtctattttttttactgagcTCCAATAAACTTCCACCACACTTTACATTACCAGAAGTGTTTTACATcaccagaacaaaaaaaaaaagtccaacaACCGTTACAGGAAATATCCATTAATGGTACAATCAGCAGTTTTGTTGAAGTTTTTTGTAGCGACACAGCAAAACACCAGCCGGAGATGGTTGACTGTTATGTGGtcaactctttttttttccctcgtgTGGGTTTGGTccacatcacatcacatccTGTGGCGGGATGTGTTGACGTTGTACGATGACAATGACATTTTCGGTAGGGTACAATGAAACTTTACGCTCACTGCACGGGGATGTTCAGTAGTTtcacccaacaaaaaaggggaaaaaaaactgcgccACAACTCTATTTAGATGCAGCTCAACTGGCGTGAGCTGGAAAACAGGATTCTAATGTTCTGGTTCTTCCGGTACATCCCGCATTTTTGTCCTGATGGATGTGTTTTTGGCCTTTTTTCCCGAGCTCCATTCGTCAACTTGGAAGGTAGCGTAGGGCACAGCATATGCTTCCCTTAGATTGCAAAGGTTAGAGAGTTCTTCTACTCAGGCATACACACTCAGGCACGCGAGATTAAATATTGCAGATTGCGAAGGAAGGTATTACATACCACCGGAGCTAGCGTGCCTTAAACCGAGCTGCCCTCGCGATGAAGGAATATGATTGAATTTTGCTGTTTGTATTATGCTTTGTTTGCCCCGCTATTTGGCGCTGCTCCCAGACGAAGGGGAAGTAGAAAGGTTGCTGACCTTTCTCGCCCCAGCGGAAGACAACCATCGCCAGGCGAATACTACAGATGGATTTTGCAGCAATTTCGGAACAAAAAGCAATGCGAAACAAAAGTACCGCATTGTGGCAATGACCTGCCCTAGCGGTAGGATTCGAATGAATGTTGTTGTTCATTCACCGGTTGCATAAGTAATGTAACAGATGAACGAACAACAAAACCCTTCAACCCCCAAGAATGCACCAGACTCTGTTGGAGACGTGTTGGAGATGAGTCAGACTATCCATCACCATCACACGAACAAAAGGAGGGTGGCGGGTGGTCAAATTCCGACCTGCCCATCCATCTCGACCTACCCAAATCAATCCTGCAACAAGGGCAAACACCCAGGCAACCTGAAAGCAGGAAGGATAATATccctttgtttgtttcagctGGAGCCATTTTATGCAAATCAAACAATCAACCAATTGATCCACCGAGACTATGCGGCTGCTCGGCTGCGAAAAGGGCAAGTAGGGCACACCGACAGTGCCAAAGTTCTTATCCCTTCCTTGATCGTAGTTAATAAATATTCCACAATATGGAGCACGActggggagagagagagagagagagagcataaATTTGGCCAACTGTTCCAAGTTGCACAACTGGCCTCGGCGAATGTGAATGCTGCAAAAACGGACGACTTAAaacaaatggcttcggaagCAGTTCCTGACCAAGGTTTACAGTGAAAGGTGTGCGAACGTCATAAATGGAAGAGTTGTTGAATTAATCAACCTGATTTACGTGATACTGCCAACACCAACAGGTAAGTAATGGTCGTAGGGGAAGCGGGTTGCTGAAGGAGAGTGGGACGAAGGGGATGAGGGAGCTGGTAGAGTGTTTTGGCACTAAATTGGCACACAGTATCGCGTGCCATAACGCGAAAAACCAGTCCACAGTTTTCCCCTTATCCAGCAAGCGTGCTGTGCTGTGGTGCGGTTTGCCTACCTTGCGGGCGCTCGTTCGATGCGGAAACTCTAATGAACGAGTTGTTGGTACGGAAAATTTGTTACCTTTTGTtccccaaaaaacacacaatgaGGGACCCCCCTCCATTGGGGTGGGGAGGGTTGGGAAGCGTGTATCTTGTAAGTTTTGCCCCTTTTTTCGATCGACAGAAAAACTTGGAAAGCTTTCGCAAGTAAACTCTGCTCGTGCACGTGTGCATCTGCTCGCTATCCATCGTGGAAGGCGGGACTCGAAGGATGAACATTTTGCGTAAAGTTGAAATTTACGATAATTGCATCGGTGCATCCTGCCGAACCGAAACAACAGTATCGGTTCATGCTGCAGCAGGCAAAACTTTGGTGCTCAAGAAGTTCGACAATGGGGCCAAAGATTATGGACGTTACTAGCTCGAAGGTGCAGCTTTTacgttctctctcgctcgctctctctgtctgtcccGGCAGCTCGgataatttattgcaaatGCGTTCGCTACACGACGCTTCCGAAGCATGGTAGCACTCGCAGGCAACTGATTAAATCCAATCCGTATCCGTAGCAGTGCGAGATGTTAGCTATAAACAAGGATACACCATCCTTTCCATCGTGCTTGAGCAAAACCAAGCACCACACAACTGGGTGTGCCTTCGGTTACATGCTCGGCAAAGCTGTGTGgtggggaaaaataaaatcatttcccATTCCATTCCCATACTCAGGACGAGTGGCGGGGCTCGCACGAAAGTGTTGTTACACGCTGCAGTATTGCATGCCGGCAACCGAAGCGGAAGAACTGTTAatcgaaccggaaccggaaccgtcAGAAATGTATGCTACTGCAGTATGCGCTTGTGTGCATTCGCAATCCACAGCACGCCGGCCGCATCGGGGCTAATGGTACGGTAAAGCGCGCTAGCGCTCCGTTTATGGGCCAACCGAGATTAAAGCAGCAAGCGTCTAGCCCAACGTCACCGTCACGATGGGCCACGATCGTAAAGGATCTATTTTATCACGTCGGGGTGTTCCACTTTGGGTGGATCGTATCGCGTAAGAGCACCGTAGCATATTGTCAACGGAGCCGTACCGCAAGCATATGCAGTGCAGATTAAAGTGCATCGTGGGTGGATTTTAAATCCATATGAAAAACGTTATTGAACGTTAAAAACTTTGATATGCCCTTTTCCTAAATGAGTGTTACTCGTGTCAGATTCGATGGAGCAAGTGGAAAGTGAACGATGAACCAACGATGATGGTAGCGTGGTTTTTCATCATCACGTCCGCGGAAAAACATGAAGTTCGATGGGAACTTTGTAGCATATTTGCATAGCAAAGTCTTGTCTATTGAACGGACGACGATGCGACCGACGTTAAGTAAGGATCAATTTTCAACTTTTCTTCTGAATCATTCATAAGGTTTCCGTGAGACGCTATACCAGCTCAAGGCAAGCAtagaaaagaaatgaaaagaaaaccgaaCGTCGTGAGGGAGAGGGATTTAGTGTCAAACTACATTTTAACTGCAGACGCACACTTCTCACTGGCAAGTGCAATTAAACTTTCTAGGAAGGAGGGCTTCTTTTTCGTATTTGCACTTGTTTTAGTTAACCTCCACCACTCGGCTATTTCAGTGGAATAAAACTGAAGGAGGATGTAATAGCTTTTTCAgtaaagagaaaagaaataagTCAGATTCGTTAGTAAACAGTTGAGTTACGCgagaaacatttaaaatggtTCGTGTCTTGGGTGTGTatgcgcctgaaggtatgcaatggaATGAGTATACACTCGACAAGGGTCGGTTTGTGGAAACGATTTCTTTACAATTtgcaaaaggaagaaacatttaaatataatttattgGTGGATTATTGCTTAcacaaatcaaaataaaaattgtctcatttattaatttatagtTCAATAAGACATTAAACACGGTCTCTATTAAAAGAAACCCCCGTGAAGGGCTGTCAA from Anopheles stephensi strain Indian chromosome 2, UCI_ANSTEP_V1.0, whole genome shotgun sequence includes the following:
- the LOC118506569 gene encoding uncharacterized protein CG43867 isoform X6, coding for MDLATILLLLETPPPKGGYHNFLIEHLSGGTGTGTSSAGASPAHKRLSPTPGPGTVAASSARSTPIAGRKLGHHQHLLVRAKNYYCSNPMLSNSTNLYCNLDMESLEEMLKKLSELEQRVIEAEERADEAEDKVRAMEQRLCDWPKSQNLTGPSPSPSSNPAVSAGAQQSIAAAGTGPAGHGPDHPPKGTDPVKISQLESAIEEQKQLRLQDARQVGAKAAKIKEWVTNKLRELEEQNQLLREQNIKCNQQLELLRNHIATQSTRHSSVAPSQPVRTSLSLDVQDVKRRSGRRRSESLDPPEHRSLHAGSSGSHHHPHHHHHHHHHHRRNLSMEPQELARDLAAAVDGLNLLPLAQQQPHQSTAQPSAMAHHPHPPHHQHPAPPPPGVGVSPGSDVDAVHDYAEIYTPSREKAPAWLKGLPSGGSSTTTSDSVADLGTPRPPTPPLHRFPSWEAKIYQVANDGLAGAGGGSSNGVGEETESQDQESGSGMTSSVGGANTRSQTVSGGYCDISVPVYATVKGRASQIRSMPFTGDSSDDSSDGEDGHGAMLTCATSTHNSHNSTSTDNTETSTSGSASSPSKSLKTSSSLSPAKRSGSESPKNKGRAISELSFESGLSDDYAIPPDAVSTVDTTCMDASMPSLLMRTSYADSPNKKMETLEKVGHLAKLGGKLKTWRKRWFVLKNGTLTYWKSQHDVNRKPQGQIALDEACRINRADGASTFEIDTGKKVYYLTADSNATMDDWIRVLQNVQRRNATKLLLSRDDQKPTVQGWVTKVKNGHAKKCWCVLLGKMFLYFKAPGETNPLGQINMRDARVEEVEHVSDSDSEEREDPAQSQARLTVAIYPQQQGVGPTYLILPGKQERDNWLYHLTVVSGGGPNAGTQYEQLIQKLMETDGDPNCVLWRHPILLHTKDNITSPLTSLHSETLQAEAIKLFKSCQLFLSVAVNQPGIDYHVVLAQNALQQCLDMAELQSELICALIKQTSRHTGQKLGVGVQVNKKLAKPARQLLLCATQSLFTCDTQQGSVAQANGSSPTSIQAPTVPPIDCKSNPPTYTFIQGWQLLALAVSLFVPKNSRLLWYLKLHLSRNADSKTECGKYAAYCERALERTMQNGGRETKPSRMEVLSILLKNPYHHSLPHAIPVHMMNTTYQVVSFDGSTTIEEFHCTLAQEIGCRDSTNGFTLFSDDPIEKDLEHYLDPQAKLCDVISKWETALREKGSGKFENSRVIQLTYKNRLYWKHAAKLETEKERLLLCYQVNLQVVQGRFPLSRDLALELASLMAQIDMGDYSSDKSKTNSLQALDKFYPYRYRDALNQEGLKELQDLLSAKWALLRGRSILDCVRIYLTCARKWPFFGAALFQAKPRHSDQAMAWLAVSEDALSVLELSSMATIARYPYSSVMTFGGCQDDFMLVVSAEDTLQSVSNEQKLLFAMSKPKILEITLLIADYMNALGHTLPGTPQMNTLTRNGSHRSIRSRALPGSLTGTPAHNTLNSHATHANNTLTSHSHTLNSHVSHTLSSHGQPDILKSTPDHQRLK
- the LOC118506569 gene encoding uncharacterized protein CG43867 isoform X7 → MEQRLCDWPKSQNLTGPSPSPSSNPAVSAGAQQSIAAAGTGPAGHGPDHPPKGTDPVKISQLESAIEEQKQLRLQDARQVGAKAAKIKEWVTNKLRELEEQNQLLREQNIKCNQQLELLRNHIATQSTRHSSVAPSQPVRTSLSLDVQDVKRRSGRRRSESLDPPEHRSLHAGSSGSHHHPHHHHHHHHHHRRNLSMEPQELARDLAAAVDGLNLLPLAQQQPHQSTAQPSAMAHHPHPPHHQHPAPPPPGVGVSPGSDVDAVHDYAEIYTPSREKAPAWLKGLPSGGSSTTTSDSVADLGTPRPPTPPLHRFPSWEAKIYQVANDGLAGAGGGSSNGVGEETESQDQESGSGMTSSVGGANTRSQTVSGGYCDISVPVYATVKGRASQIRSMPFTGDSSDDSSDGEDGHGAMLTCATSTHNSHNSTSTDNTETSTSGSASSPSKSLKTSSSLSPAKRSGSESPKNKGRAISELSFESGLSDDYAIPPDAVSTVDTTCMDASMPSLLMRTSYADSPNKKMETLEKVGHLAKLGGKLKTWRKRWFVLKNGTLTYWKSQHDVNRKPQGQIALDEACRINRADGASTFEIDTGKKVYYLTADSNATMDDWIRVLQNVQRRNATKLLLSRDDQKPTVQGWVTKVKNGHAKKCWCVLLGKMFLYFKAPGETNPLGQINMRDARVEEVEHVSDSDSEEREDPAQSQARLTVAIYPQQQGVGPTYLILPGKQERDNWLYHLTVVSGGGPNAGTQYEQLIQKLMETDGDPNCVLWRHPILLHTKDNITSPLTSLHSETLQAEAIKLFKSCQLFLSVAVNQPGIDYHVVLAQNALQQCLDMAELQSELICALIKQTSRHTGQKLGVGVQVNKKLAKPARQLLLCATQSLFTCDTQQGSVAQANGSSPTSIQAPTVPPIDCKSNPPTYTFIQGWQLLALAVSLFVPKNSRLLWYLKLHLSRNADSKTECGKYAAYCERALERTMQNGGRETKPSRMEVLSILLKNPYHHSLPHAIPVHMMNTTYQVVSFDGSTTIEEFHCTLAQEIGCRDSTNGFTLFSDDPIEKDLEHYLDPQAKLCDVISKWETALREKGSGKFENSRVIQLTYKNRLYWKHAAKLETEKERLLLCYQVNLQVVQGRFPLSRDLALELASLMAQIDMGDYSSDKSKTNSLQALDKFYPYRYRDALNQEGLKELQDLLSAKWALLRGRSILDCVRIYLTCARKWPFFGAALFQAKPRHSDQAMAWLAVSEDALSVLELSSMATIARYPYSSVMTFGGCQDDFMLVVSAEDTLQSVSNEQKLLFAMSKPKILEITLLIADYMNALGHTLPGTPQMNTLTRNGSHRSIRSRALPGSLTGTPAHNTLNSHATHANNTLTSHSHTLNSHVSHTLSSHGQPDILKSTPDHQRLK